A genomic region of Elaeis guineensis isolate ETL-2024a chromosome 9, EG11, whole genome shotgun sequence contains the following coding sequences:
- the LOC114913682 gene encoding uncharacterized protein, whose amino-acid sequence MKAEKLAEAQKKALEEAAERAAKEAAEKEAIRAREKAAAEVAQKGPMEQKWTTGAETTSEVRAGNLISKDECSIVPKSMQLPEFVKLCMTGVKVLAAEAALKMEANRLKMYDEVAGKTHMIAQKDFARCERQIIKYVKQIAGTIENVRTRARALINVIKDPACPPPISILLFAKTK is encoded by the exons ATGAAGGCTGAAAAATTAGCTGAAGCACAAAAAAAAGCTTTAGAAGAAGCTGCTGAAAGGGCAGCTAAAGAAGCTGCAGAAAAGGAAGCTATAAGAGCTAGAGAAAAAGCTGCCGCTGAAGTTGCACAGAAAGGGCCTATGGAACAAAAATGGACAACTGGTGCAGAAACAACTAGTGAAGTAAGGGCTGGAAATTTAATATCAAAGGATGAGTGTTCTATTGTACCAAAAAGTATGCAATTGCCAG AATTTGTCAAATTGTGCATGACAGGAGTCAAAGTTCTGGCTGCTGAGGCTGCACTAAAAATGGAAGCAAACAGGCTAAAGATGTACGATGAAGTGGCAGGAAAAACCCATATGATTGCTCAAAAG GATTTTGCTCGATGCGAAAGACAGATCATTAAGTATGTGAAGCAAATAGCTGGAACTATAGAGAACGTAAG AACCAGAGCACGGGCGCTGATAAATGTTATCAAGGACCCTGCATGCCCTCCTCCTATCTCTATCTTGTTATTTGCAAAGACG